In Brachypodium distachyon strain Bd21 chromosome 2, Brachypodium_distachyon_v3.0, whole genome shotgun sequence, one genomic interval encodes:
- the LOC100841115 gene encoding pectin acetylesterase 5-like isoform X1: MQKCNAPTNGRRRGQEEGRSRTELTTGGVESTTISLDYNKKEKKQESCRIQHPTSLSSARSFLPRLPATTMADTEQPLLLVLPQRHRRPANRAAAWGFAAAVLLLLLLVAAAPGPLRRSSRMPEPVALTLLAGAREKGAVCLDGTPPGYHLIRGSGSGSNSWLVHLEGGGWCSTVKDCSNRRMSQLGSSNFMKPLQFAGAGIFGSDQLQNPDFYNWNRVYVRYCDGASFSGDAEGQAQDGTTLHFKGLRIYEAVIDELMGKGLANATQVLLTGCSAGGLATILHCDDFSARFPHEVSVKCLADAGFFLDVKDISGQRSFWSVYNGVVHLQNVRKVLPKDCLANKEPTECFFPAELIKSIHTPIFILNSGYDSWQIQYVLVPGSSAPDKSWLSCRENLANCNSTQIKVLDGFRNTMVDDLKVVVEDKQDWGLFIDSCFTHCQTLSGTSWNSPVSTRLGNKSIAEAVGDWHFGRSKRVKEIDCLYPCNPTCSSPTWPSASFSTIGGEPKILGVAETTRKSTLSNEQIFM, from the exons ATGCAGAAATG CAACGCGCCAACAAACGGCAGGAGAAGAGGACAGGAGGAAGGACGTAGCAGAACAGAGCTAACTACTGGTGGAGTGGAGTCCACGACAATCTCTCTCGATTACaacaagaaggagaagaagcaggAATCATGCCGCATCCAGCATCCAACCTCGCTGTCCTCAGCACGCAGTTTCCTTCCCCGCTTACCCGCCACGACCATGGCGGACACCGAGCAGCCGCTCCTCCTAGTCCTACCGCAGCGGCATCGTCGACCAGccaaccgcgccgccgcctggggATTCGCCGCGgcggtcctcctcctcctgctgctggtGGCCGCGGCCCCGGGCCCTctccgccgcagcagcaggatGCCGGAGCCCGTCGCGCTGACCCTCCTCGCTGGCGCCCGGGAGAAGGGAGCAG TGTGCTTGGATGGAACCCCGCCGGGTTACCACCTGATCAGAGGGTCCGGCTCCGGATCCAACAGCTGGCTCGTCCATCTAGAG GGAGGAGGCTGGTGCAGCACTGTCAAGGATTGCTCCAATCGCAGGATGTCCCAGCTCGGTTCATCCAACTTCATGAAACCGTTGCAGTTTGCCGGCGCTGGGATATTTGGCAGTGACCAGCTACAGAATCCTG ATTTCTACAACTGGAACAGAGTCTATGTTCGGTATTGTGACGGGGCGTCGTTTTCTGGAGATGCAGAGGGTCAAGCTCAG GATGGAACCACACTTCACTTCAAAGGATTGCGCATTTACGAAGCGGTTATTGACGAACTCATGGGAAAAGGACTAGCCAATGCTACACAG GTCCTCCTTACAGGTTGTTCTGCTGGTGGTCTGGCTACGATACTGCATTGTGATGATTTCAGTGCACGGTTTCCCCATGAAGTTTCAGTTAAATGCCTTGCTGATGCTGGGTTTTTTCTTGACGT AAAGGATATATCTGGACAAAGGTCCTTTTGGTCTGTCTACAATGGTGTTGTTCACCTGCAG AATGTTAGAAAAGTGTTGCCCAAGGACTGCCTCGCAAACAAGGAGCCGACGGAG TGTTTCTTTCCAGCCGAACTTATTAAGAGCATCCACACCCCCATATTTATTCTCAACTCTGGATATGACTCATGGCAG ATACAATATGTTCTTGTGCCAGGCTCATCTGCTCCTGATAAGTCATGGTTGAGTTGCAGGGAAAACCTCGCAAACTGCAATTCCACCCAAATCAAAGTCCTCGATG GATTCAGGAATACAATGGTCGATGACTTGAAGGTCGTCGTTGAAGATAAGCAGGACTGGGGATTGTTCATCGACTCATGCTTCACCCACTGCCAGACTCTTTCTGGCACCTCATGGAATTCACCAGTCTCAACAAGACTTGGAAACAAG AGTATTGCAGAGGCTGTTGGAGATTGGCACTTTGGAAGAAGCAAAAGAGTGAAAGAGATTGACTGCCTGTATCCATGCAACCCCACATGCAGCAGCCCCACATGGCCGTCTGCCTCATTCTCTACTATCGGTGGCGAACCCAAAATTTTAGGTGTGGCGGAGACGACGAGAAAATCGACTTTGAGCAATGAGCAAATATTCATGTAA
- the LOC100842955 gene encoding dof zinc finger protein DOF3.2: MIFPPAFLDSSSCWNTNHNNQLQQLANGSDHLTSSSPSAAAAAGGNGNNQLGHQEGGGLQVMAPTAAGAGGDEAAINNNSSSKAMSMSERARLARVPQPEPGLNCPRCDSTNTKFCYFNNYSLTQPRHFCRACRRYWTRGGALRNVPVGGGYRRHAKRSSKPKSSSTSAAAAASSSPAPATTTTCSTAAAAPQSSTLQSMFCNNSSNNNSSNMFDLGLSSSSFPFLQQQEQQQQWAQQMQQSFPFLQAMDMGMGQPMPLPAATMQGMFHLGLHTGAGDDNAHFGGGHHMAQLPPAPGKRSSEQQQDYAQISSGRHGGNGSMYGDHQHVVNGGGGYAFYSSSSAAGN, translated from the exons ATGATCTTCCCTCCGGCCTTCCTAGACTCCTCAAGCTGCTGGAATaccaaccacaacaaccag CTCCAGCAACTAGCTAATGGCAGCGACCATCTCACTAGCTCTTCCCcttcagctgctgctgctgctggaggcAACGGCAACAACCAGCTGGGCCAtcaggaaggaggaggactgCAGGTAATGGCGcccacggcggccggcgccggaggggaTGAAGCAGCaatcaacaacaacagcagcagcaaggcgATGTCGATGTCGGAGCGCGCGCGGCTGGCGCGCGTGCCGCAGCCGGAGCCCGGGCTCAACTGCCCGCGCTGCGACTCCACAAACACCAAGTTCTGCTACTTCAACAACTACTCCCTCACCCAGCCCCGCCACTTCTGCCGCGCCTGCCGCCGCTACTGgacccgcggcggcgccctccgcAACGtccccgtcggcggcgggtACCGCCGCCACGCCAAGCGCTCCTCCAAGCCCAaatcctcctccacctccgctgctgcagctgcgtcttcttctccggcgccggccaccacTACTACTTGCAGcactgcggcagcggcgccgcagAGTAGTACTCTCCAGTCAATGTTctgcaacaacagcagcaacaacaacagcagcaacatgtTTGATCTTggcctcagcagcagcagcttcccgttcctgcagcagcaagagcagcagcagcagtgggcGCAGCAGATGCAGCAGAGCTTCCCGTTCCTGCAGGCCATGGACATGGGCATGGGGCAGCCAATGCCATTGCCGGCCGCCACGATGCAGGGCATGTTCCACCTGGGACTGCAcaccggcgccggggacgacAACGCCCacttcggcggcggccaccacaTGGCTcagctgccgccggcgccggggaagagaTCTTCAGAGCAGCAACAGGATTACGCGCAAATTAGCAGCGGCAGGCATGGCGGCAATGGCAGCATGTATGGAGATCATCAGCACGTCgtcaatggcggcggcggctatgCTTTCTATTCAAGCAGTAGTGCAGCTGGTAATTAG
- the LOC100840508 gene encoding probable E3 ubiquitin-protein ligase XBOS31 codes for MGHGLSCGRDGEEHEFFRAAQSGDADAMDGLLAGDPSLARRATIYDRLTPLHVAAANGHLEAVSLLLDRGRAAPDALSRTKQTPLMLAAMHGKLDCVLRLLHAGANILMFDSVHARSCLHHAAYYGHGDCLAAILAAARTAPVAASWGFARFVNVRDEHGATPLHLAARHGRAGCVHALLDAGAIVSAPTGSYGFPGSTALHLAARGGSLECVRELLAWGADRVQRDSAGRIAYAVAVKRRHGGCAAALDPGAAEPMVWPSPLKLVAELDAGARALLQAALADANKKILTRLKASGNTSAGREEEEEEEEEDEELCSICFEQACSMEVEDCGHRMCAACTLALCCHSKPNPATFTANPPACPFCRTSISRLVVAESKAKAKAVAITGDELEEKAAAMVGSPRLSRRRSSSFKGLSSAVVGSLSCKIGRGSGRLAGDSNGGGGGFLDKPEHDP; via the exons ATGGGGCACGGGCTGAGCTGCGgccgcgacggcgaggagcacGAGTTCTTCCGGGCGGCGCAGTccggcgacgccgacgccatggacggcctcctcgccggcgacccGTCGCTGGCCCGCCGCGCCACCATCTACGACCGGCTGACGCCGCTCCACGTGGCGGCCGCCAACGGGCACCTGGAGGCGGTGTCCCTGCTCCTGGACcgggggcgggcggcgccggacgcGCTGAGCCGGACCAAGCAGACGCCGCTCATGCTCGCCGCCATGCACGGCAAGCTCGACTgcgtcctccgcctcctccacgccggcgccaAT ATCTTGATGTTCGATTCGGTGCACGCCAGGAGCTGCCTGCACCACGCGGCGTACTACGGCCACGGGGACTGCCTGGCGGCGatcctggcggcggcgcggacggcgccggtggcggcgtcgtGGGGCTTCGCACGCTTCGTCAACGTCCGCGACGAGCACGGCGCCACGCCGCTCCACCTGGCGGCGAGGCACGGGCGCGCCGGGTGCGTGCACGCGCtcctcgacgccggcgccatcgtgtcggcgccgacggggtccTACGGGTTCCCCGGGAGCACGGCGCTGCAcctggcggcgcgcggcgggtcCCTGGAGTGCGTCAGGGAGCTGCTGGCGTGGGGCGCCGACAGGGTGCAGCGGGACTCGGCGGGGAGGATCGCGTACGCGGtggccgtgaagcggcggcaTGGCGggtgcgcggcggcgctggaccCCGGCGCGGCGGAGCCCATGGTGTGGCCGTCCCCGCTCAAGCTCGTCGCCGAGCTCGACGCCGGCGCCAGGGCGCTCCTCCAGGCCGCGCTCGCCGACGCCAACAAGAAGATCCTCACACGCCTCAAggcctccggcaacacctccgccggccgcgaggaagaagaagaagaggaagaagaggatgaggaaTTGTGCAGCATCTGCTTCGAACAGGCGTGCAGCATGGAGGTGGAGGACTGCGGGCACCGGATGTGCGCGGCGTGCACGctggcgctctgctgccacaGCAAGCCTAACCCGGCCACGTTCACCGCGAACCCGCCGGCGTGCCCGTTCTGCCGCACCTCCATCTCCCGCCTCGTTGTCGCCGAGTccaaggccaaggccaaggcggTGGCGATCACCGGCGATGAGCttgaggagaaggcggcggcgatggtgggATCGCCGCGGCTGAGCCGGAGGCGGTCCAGCAGCTTCAAGGGGCTGTCGTCCGCCGTGGTGGGGTCGCTGTCGTGCAAGATCGGCCGCGGCTCCGGCAGGTTGGCCGGTGACagcaacggcggcgggggcggcttCCTCGACAAGCCTGAGCACGACCCATGA
- the LOC100842023 gene encoding histone H2A.1, which produces MAGRKAGGERKKAVSRSVKAGLTFPVGRIGRYLKHGRYAKRVGFGAPVFLAAVLEYLAAEVLELAGNAATDNKRKSIMPRHLLLAIRNDDELGKLLAGVTIAHGGVLPNIHSVLLPKRAAEKAAAADDEKESQWPKKKKTVTGLSYDTNEIALKDAFSQHGTVTEVKVICHPVTGRSKGYGFVKFSSESEAAAALEKMSNELLDGRNIRVHYANSG; this is translated from the exons ATGGCCGGGAGGAAGGCcggaggggagaggaagaaggcggtGTCGCGGTCCGTCAAGGCCGGGCTAACGTTCCCCGTCGGCCGCATCGGGCGCTACCTCAAGCACGGCCGCTACGCCAAGCGCGTCGGCTTCGGCGCCCccgtcttcctcgccgccgtcctcgagtACCTCGCCGCCGAG GTCCTGGAGCTCGCCGGGAACGCGGCCACGGACAACAAGAGGAAGAGCATCATGCCGCGCCACCTGCTGCTCGCCATCCGCAACGACGACGAGCTCGGCAAGCTGCTGGCCGGCGTCACCATCGCCCACGGCGGCGTGCTGCCCAACATCCACTCCGTGCTGCTCCCCAAGAGGGCCGCTgagaaggccgccgccgccgacgacgagaaGGAGTCGCAGTggcccaagaagaagaagacc GTTACAGGTTTGTCCTATGACACCAATGAAATTGCTCTGAAGGATGCATTCTCTCAGCACGGTACTGTTACCGAAG TGAAAGTAATATGTCATCCTGTGACGGGGAGATCGAAAGGATATGGGTTTGTCAAGTTCTCTTCAGAAAGTGAAGCTGCTGCAGCATTGGAGAAGATGAGCAATGAG TTGCTCGACGGAAGGAACATACGTGTACACTATGCAAACAGCGGATAA
- the LOC100841417 gene encoding uncharacterized protein LOC100841417 isoform X1, with protein MGDLPCGSEGVPMEDHAALLEEGFPPAGKTPCSVGELHHSEDATHKQGRDVESLEIEVDISGSTSSGTKRGKGDDGNSHNALEDSESKEPSTYERAVSLPPMPRLISAMKGGREKSGEALLAENRRVKWDPDVYDPPVTSVDHSVKSDQQQRPRSKKKDKNQQKQKHKRKSRSGNRGAKKSGHDGVRNPCALVIAA; from the exons ATGGGTGATTTGCCTTGTGGTTCTGAAGGAGTACCAATGGAGGATCACGCAGCACTGCTAGAGGAGGGATTTCCTCCAGCAGGGAAAACTCCATGTTCTGTTGGGGAACTCCATCATAGCGAGGATGCAACTCATAAACAAGGCAGGGATGTCGAGTCTTTGGAGATTGAAGTGGATATCTCAGGTTCTACCAGCTCAGGAACAAAGAGAGGCAAAGGAGATGATGGGAACTCCCATAATGCCTTGGAAGACAGCGAATCAAAGGAACCCTCCACTTACGAGCGTGCAGTGTCCCTTCCG CCGATGCCGAGGCTCATCTCTGCTATGAAAGGAGGCCGTGAGAAAAGCGGGGAAGCATTGCTGGCTGAGAACCGCCGCGTGAAGTGGGACCCGGATGTGTACGACCCCCCGGTCACTTCTGTTGACCATTCGGTGAAGAGCGACCAACAGCAGAGGCCCAGGTCtaagaagaaggacaagaacCAGCAGAAACAGAAGCATAAGAGGAAGTCGCGCAGCGGGAACCGGGGCGCCAAGAAAAGCGGCCACGACGGTGTCCGTAATCCCTGTGCGCTG GTCATAGCCGCCTGA
- the LOC100841417 gene encoding uncharacterized protein LOC100841417 isoform X2, protein MEDHAALLEEGFPPAGKTPCSVGELHHSEDATHKQGRDVESLEIEVDISGSTSSGTKRGKGDDGNSHNALEDSESKEPSTYERAVSLPPMPRLISAMKGGREKSGEALLAENRRVKWDPDVYDPPVTSVDHSVKSDQQQRPRSKKKDKNQQKQKHKRKSRSGNRGAKKSGHDGVRNPCALVIAA, encoded by the exons ATGGAGGATCACGCAGCACTGCTAGAGGAGGGATTTCCTCCAGCAGGGAAAACTCCATGTTCTGTTGGGGAACTCCATCATAGCGAGGATGCAACTCATAAACAAGGCAGGGATGTCGAGTCTTTGGAGATTGAAGTGGATATCTCAGGTTCTACCAGCTCAGGAACAAAGAGAGGCAAAGGAGATGATGGGAACTCCCATAATGCCTTGGAAGACAGCGAATCAAAGGAACCCTCCACTTACGAGCGTGCAGTGTCCCTTCCG CCGATGCCGAGGCTCATCTCTGCTATGAAAGGAGGCCGTGAGAAAAGCGGGGAAGCATTGCTGGCTGAGAACCGCCGCGTGAAGTGGGACCCGGATGTGTACGACCCCCCGGTCACTTCTGTTGACCATTCGGTGAAGAGCGACCAACAGCAGAGGCCCAGGTCtaagaagaaggacaagaacCAGCAGAAACAGAAGCATAAGAGGAAGTCGCGCAGCGGGAACCGGGGCGCCAAGAAAAGCGGCCACGACGGTGTCCGTAATCCCTGTGCGCTG GTCATAGCCGCCTGA
- the LOC100843259 gene encoding pectin acetylesterase 5-like has protein sequence MADADQPLLRHGRRPPAASRAAACVAAALLLAAAATGLLLRRSSSRLPEPVALTLLAGAQEKGAVCLDGTPAAYHLLRGSGAGSNSWLIHLEGGGWCSTVSECSNRRMSQLGSSKFMKPLQFGGYGILGSDQLQNPDFYNWNRAYVRYCDGGSFSGDSEGQAQDGTTLHFRGLRVYEAVIDELMGKGLANATQALLTGCSAGGLATILHCDDFSARFPHKVSVKCLPDAGFFLDAKDISGERSFWSVYDGVVHLQNVKQVLPKDCLASKEPTECFFPAEIIKSIRTPMFILNSAYDSWQIQNVLVPGSSAPDKSWLSCKGNIINCNSTQIEVLHGFRNAMVDDLKLVVEDKQDWGLFIDSCFTHCQTLFGISWNSPISPRLGNESIAEAVGNWYFGRSKRVREIDCQYPCNPTCSSRLPR, from the exons ATGGCGGACGCCGATCAGCCGCTcctccgccatggccgtcgACCACCAGCAgccagccgcgccgccgcctgtgTCGCCGCGGCCCTGcttctggccgccgccgccaccggccttcttctccgtcgcagcagcagcaggctgccggAGCCCGTCGCACTGaccctcctcgccggcgcccaaGAGAAGGGAGCAG TGTGCTTGGATGGAACCCCGGCGGCGTACCATCTGCTGAGAGGCTCCGGCGCCGGATCCAACAGCTGGCTCATCCACCTAGAG GGAGGAGGCTGGTGCAGCACCGTCAGTGAGTGTTCCAATCGAAGGATGTCCCAGCTTGGATCATCCAAATTCATGAAACCGTTGCAGTTTGGCGGTTACGGGATCCTCGGCAGCGATCAGCTACAGAATCCTG ATTTTTACAACTGGAACAGAGCCTATGTAAGGTACTGCGACGGGGGGTCGTTTTCTGGGGATTCGGAAGGTCAAGCTCAG GATGGAACCACACTCCACTTCAGAGGATTGCGCGTCTACGAAGCGGTCATCGATGAACTCATGGGAAAAGGACTCGCCAACGCCACACAG GCCCTCCTTACAGGCTGTTCTGCTGGTGGTCTTGCTACGATACTGCATTGCGATGATTTTAGCGCACGGTTTCCACACAAAGTTTCAGTTAAATGCCTTCCCGATGCCGGGTTTTTTCTTGACGC GAAGGACATATCTGGAGAAAGGTCCTTTTGGTCTGTCTACGATGGAGTTGTTCACCTCCAG AATGTTAAACAAGTGTTGCCCAAGGACTGCCTTGCCAGCAAGGAGCCGACAGAG TGTTTCTTCCCGGCAGAGATTATCAAGAGCATCCGCACCCCAATGTTTATTCTCAACTCTGCATATGATTCATGGCAG ATACAGAATGTTCTTGTGCCAGGTTCATCTGCTCCTGACAAGTCCTGGCTGAGTTGCAAGGGCAACATAATAAACTGCAACTCCACACAGATTGAAGTCCTGCATG GATTCAGGAACGCCATGGTCGATGACTTGAAGTTGGTCGTCGAAGATAAGCAAGATTGGGGCCTGTTCATCGACTCCTGCTTCACCCACTGCCAGACTCTTTTTGGAATCTCATGGAACTCACCAATCTCCCCGAGGCTCGGAAACGAG AGCATTGCAGAGGCTGTCGGAAATTGGTACTTTGGAAGGAGCAAAAGAGTGAGGGAGATTGACTGCCAATATCCCTGCAACCCCACATGCAGCAGCCGGCTGCCTCGGTGA
- the LOC100840809 gene encoding pectin acetylesterase 5, whose product MPPLSTASAPATHQLRLWWRRLGRRGAAGAAFGAALLAAAFFLTLSRYASVPSTSSSTSPSYGHRLPTLVDLTLVDGAKDKGAVCLDGTPPGYHWLPGFGDGSDKWLLHLEGGSWCRNLTWCAQRKKTSLGSSAYMERRAEFVGILSDDELQNPDFYNWNKVKVRYCDGASFSGNVEEELQDGTSFFFRGQRIWEAVMSELLSKGLSRAKEAFLTGCSAGGLSTYIHCDDFRALVPKASTVKCLADGGFFLDVEDVSGRRYMRGFYNDVARLQDLRKKFPRCSSNMEPGQCIFPREVAKGISTPMFILNPAYDVWQVEHVLSPEGSDTERLWESCRLDITKCDSKQLETLQGFRKELLDAISEYKKRKDWGMFINSCFIHCQSMNALTWHSPSGPRMNGKTIAESVGDWFFNRREVKEIDCEYPCNPTCHNAILSQAYKEE is encoded by the exons atgcCGCCTctctccaccgcctccgcgccggcgACGCACCAGCTGCGCCTCTGGTGGCGCCGgctcggccgccgcggcgccgccggggcggCATTCGGGgccgcgctcctcgccgccgccttcttcctcaccCTCTCCCGCTACGCTTCCGTCCCATCCACCTCTTCTTCCACCTCCCCGTCCTACGGCCACCGCCTCCCCACGCTCGTCGACCTCACCCTCGTCGACGGCGCCAAGGACAAGGGCGCAG TGTGCTTGGATGGGACGCCGCCTGGATACCATTGGCTCCCGGGATTCGGGGATGGATCCGACAAATGGCTCCTCCACTTGGAG GGTGGAAGCTGGTGCAGGAATTTGACATGGTGTGCCCAGCGTAAGAAGACTAGTCTTGGTTCCTCCGCATACATGGAGAGACGGGCCGAGTTCGTTGGCATCTTGAGCGACGATGAATTGCAGAATCCAG ATTTTTACAATTGGAATAAAGTGAAGGTAAGGTATTGTGATGGAGCTTCGTTTTCTGGAAACGTTGAAGAGGAATTACAG GATGGCACCAGTTTCTTCTTCAGAGGTCAGCGTATCTGGGAAGCAGTTATGAGTGAACTTCTATCGAAGGGTCTATCCCGTGCTAAAGAG GCTTTTCTAACGGGGTGCTCGGCTGGGGGTCTATCCACTTACATTCACTGTGATGACTTTCGTGCCCTTGTACCAAAGGCATCTACTGTTAAGTGTCTTGCGGATGGTGGTTTTTTTCTTGACGT AGAAGACGTTTCTGGGAGAAGGTATATGCGGGGATTTTACAATGATGTTGCTCGCCTACAG GATCTGCGGAAAAAGTTTCCTCGTTGCAGTTCAAATATGGAGCCAGGGCAG TGTATTTTTCCACGCGAAGTTGCAAAAGGCATCAGCACCCCAATGTTCATTCTCAATCCAGCATATGATGTTTGGCAG GTTGAACATGTTTTGTCTCCAGAAGGGTCTGACACCGAACGTTTGTGGGAAAGTTGCAGATTGGATATTACTAAATGTGATTCTAAACAGCTTGAAACTCTACAAG GTTTCCGAAAAGAGTTGCTTGATGCTATAAGTGAATACAAGAAGAGAAAAGACTGGGGCATGTTCATCAACTCCTGCTTTATACACTGTCAGTCAATGAATGCCTTGACTTGGCACTCTCCATCTGGCCCTAGAATGAATGGCAAG ACCATCGCTGAATCAGTGGGAGACTGGTTCTTTAACCGGAGAGAGGTGAAGGAAATAGACTGTGAATACCCCTGCAACCCGACATGCCACAATGCCATTCTCAGCCAGGCGTACAAGGAAGAATGA
- the LOC100840199 gene encoding uncharacterized protein LOC100840199, whose translation MSGGKKFGGGRLPTGTPSLAWSSVVVVVSLLAGASVVHNIYKPDMTIPAVESVDGGGGSGKES comes from the exons ATGAGCGGCGGCAAGAAgttcggcggcgggcggctgcCGACGGGGACTCCGTCGCTGGCGTGGTCTTCCGTGGTGGtcgtcgtctccctcctcgccgggGCTTCCGTCGTCCACAACATCTACAAGCCCGACATG ACCATTCCGGCGGTGGAGagcgtcgacggcggcggcggcagtggcaaGGAGAGCTGA
- the LOC100841115 gene encoding pectin acetylesterase 5-like isoform X2 yields MQKCNAPTNGRRRGQEEGRSRTELTTGGVESTTISLDYNKKEKKQESCRIQHPTSLSSARSFLPRLPATTMADTEQPLLLVLPQRHRRPANRAAAWGFAAAVLLLLLLVAAAPGPLRRSSRMPEPVALTLLAGAREKGAVCLDGTPPGYHLIRGSGSGSNSWLVHLEGGGWCSTVKDCSNRRMSQLGSSNFMKPLQFAGAGIFGSDQLQNPDFYNWNRVYVRYCDGASFSGDAEGQAQDGTTLHFKGLRIYEAVIDELMGKGLANATQVLLTGCSAGGLATILHCDDFSARFPHEVSVKCLADAGFFLDVKDISGQRSFWSVYNGVVHLQNVRKVLPKDCLANKEPTEIQYVLVPGSSAPDKSWLSCRENLANCNSTQIKVLDGFRNTMVDDLKVVVEDKQDWGLFIDSCFTHCQTLSGTSWNSPVSTRLGNKSIAEAVGDWHFGRSKRVKEIDCLYPCNPTCSSPTWPSASFSTIGGEPKILGVAETTRKSTLSNEQIFM; encoded by the exons ATGCAGAAATG CAACGCGCCAACAAACGGCAGGAGAAGAGGACAGGAGGAAGGACGTAGCAGAACAGAGCTAACTACTGGTGGAGTGGAGTCCACGACAATCTCTCTCGATTACaacaagaaggagaagaagcaggAATCATGCCGCATCCAGCATCCAACCTCGCTGTCCTCAGCACGCAGTTTCCTTCCCCGCTTACCCGCCACGACCATGGCGGACACCGAGCAGCCGCTCCTCCTAGTCCTACCGCAGCGGCATCGTCGACCAGccaaccgcgccgccgcctggggATTCGCCGCGgcggtcctcctcctcctgctgctggtGGCCGCGGCCCCGGGCCCTctccgccgcagcagcaggatGCCGGAGCCCGTCGCGCTGACCCTCCTCGCTGGCGCCCGGGAGAAGGGAGCAG TGTGCTTGGATGGAACCCCGCCGGGTTACCACCTGATCAGAGGGTCCGGCTCCGGATCCAACAGCTGGCTCGTCCATCTAGAG GGAGGAGGCTGGTGCAGCACTGTCAAGGATTGCTCCAATCGCAGGATGTCCCAGCTCGGTTCATCCAACTTCATGAAACCGTTGCAGTTTGCCGGCGCTGGGATATTTGGCAGTGACCAGCTACAGAATCCTG ATTTCTACAACTGGAACAGAGTCTATGTTCGGTATTGTGACGGGGCGTCGTTTTCTGGAGATGCAGAGGGTCAAGCTCAG GATGGAACCACACTTCACTTCAAAGGATTGCGCATTTACGAAGCGGTTATTGACGAACTCATGGGAAAAGGACTAGCCAATGCTACACAG GTCCTCCTTACAGGTTGTTCTGCTGGTGGTCTGGCTACGATACTGCATTGTGATGATTTCAGTGCACGGTTTCCCCATGAAGTTTCAGTTAAATGCCTTGCTGATGCTGGGTTTTTTCTTGACGT AAAGGATATATCTGGACAAAGGTCCTTTTGGTCTGTCTACAATGGTGTTGTTCACCTGCAG AATGTTAGAAAAGTGTTGCCCAAGGACTGCCTCGCAAACAAGGAGCCGACGGAG ATACAATATGTTCTTGTGCCAGGCTCATCTGCTCCTGATAAGTCATGGTTGAGTTGCAGGGAAAACCTCGCAAACTGCAATTCCACCCAAATCAAAGTCCTCGATG GATTCAGGAATACAATGGTCGATGACTTGAAGGTCGTCGTTGAAGATAAGCAGGACTGGGGATTGTTCATCGACTCATGCTTCACCCACTGCCAGACTCTTTCTGGCACCTCATGGAATTCACCAGTCTCAACAAGACTTGGAAACAAG AGTATTGCAGAGGCTGTTGGAGATTGGCACTTTGGAAGAAGCAAAAGAGTGAAAGAGATTGACTGCCTGTATCCATGCAACCCCACATGCAGCAGCCCCACATGGCCGTCTGCCTCATTCTCTACTATCGGTGGCGAACCCAAAATTTTAGGTGTGGCGGAGACGACGAGAAAATCGACTTTGAGCAATGAGCAAATATTCATGTAA